TCTTGATGTGAATCACCCGTGTGTCCATCACCTCGCAGTCGATCTGCATCATCACCTCGAAGCCCCGCGACGCGTTGTACAGGCTCTCTGGGGAGAGACGGGGGTCAGCCCGGTGCCGGGAcacggctggctctggggcagggcgggtgatacggggacccctcgcccggcgccgGGACGCGGCTGGCTCTGGTGCAGGGCAGGTGATACGGGGACCCGGCGCTGGGGAGAggctggctctggggcggggcgagtgatacggggacccctcgcccggtgccGGGGCGCGGTGGGCTCTGGGACGGGGTGGGTgacacggggacccctcgcccggcactgggatgcggctggctctggggtggggtgggtgataCGGGGACCCggcgctggggcggggctggctctggggcggggcaggtgatacggggacccctcgcccggcactgggatgcagctggctctggggtggggtgggtgataCGGGGACCCggcgctggggcggggctggctctgggacgGGGCGGGTgatacggggacccctcgcccagcgCCGGGAGGCGGCTGGCTCTGGAGCGGGGCGTGGGGGCCAGTTATCGCGGTTCCGAAGCACAGGAAGCCAGGACCATACCATTCAGCGCCATGGCTGGCATCACCAGCGACATCTTGGGCCGGGTGGTTTTGTTGTGGCTGATGGCCGGGAGCAGCAGGTGATCCTGGGGCCAGGAGACAGACAGACCAGAATGAGAGACAGACACGCAGAgagcccccccactgcccccgccccactccctgcagcacagcccctagcgccgccctggggccatggggagccctgactgcccggggagagccccctgctgtcccccgctctgccccctgcagcacagcccctggCGCTgccctggggcaatggggagccctgactgcccggggggAGCCCCCGCGGCACAGCCCCCCAGCTCACCCTACGGAAGGAGACCACGTAGAACGTGTCCTCCCGCCGGTCGATGGCGTCCATGAAGTGGTGCTCCGTGCGGTCGGGGCGCTGGTAGACCTGCAGCTCGCTCAGCGAGTCCCTGAAAGCGGAGACGGGCGTCAGGGAACAGGGCCTGTCCCTGTGGGGGACGCCGGCCCCGATCCGGGTACAGGGCGAGGCTTGGCTGGCTTTGGGGGGACCGGGGGCCCCTTACCTCTCTGGGCGTTCGGGGGGGCTAGCTGGGACGTATCGCGATGGGCTGGGCACCTTCCTCGGGGGCGACTCCTGTGACCGAGATGGGGAAGAAggtcagtggggggcactggggaacCCCCGCAACAGCCCAGCAAAGGCTGCCGCTTGGCACCCCCAGAGGATTGTGGGTAAAACCACCCAGGATTCTGGGTAGCGGCccgggcagctcccagccccccctccctgcagtccAGACACAGACAGACTTGGCTCCTCCCCCAGTGGGTGGAGTCACCCTGGCTTGCCCCGCCCCTCCGGCCTCACCTGATTGGCGCGTGGCTTGCGGGACTGCAGGGGCTTCCTGCGGTTGATCTGGTGCCGACGCACCCAGCCGCTGAGCTCGTCCGCCAgcctggggggcagagcgggagaGGAAGGGTTAAAGTGGGACTCGGGGGCGGTGCCCAGGGGGATTGTGGGATAAGTTACCCACAATGCCTCACAGCCAGGGCTCCATTCATGTGTGCACAGAACTaaaggggctgctccccagaggaATTCTGGGATACGTTACCCACAATTCctcactgcagcagctctgctaCTGCCCGTCCAAAGACAGTTTGCAGGGGCTTCTGGGAGATGTTACCCACAATCCCTTACACGGGGGGGGCCCTGCCCATTGGCATACGTTGGCAGCCCccaggggattgtgggatacGTTATGCACAGTCCCCGCCGGAGGCCCTGGGGAACCCACCGGAGCGACTCCGTGCGGTTGAAGTGGCGGCAGTCAGACGCCAGGAACAGCTTGTCCAGGTCCCGCAGCATCAGGTCCTTCATGCCGGAGAGGGCGGCCGTGAGGTTCctgggggagcagagagcagCGTCACCGGCGGCTatggggagctgcgggggtgggggagccccatGCACCTTACCTGAACCTGGTCTTGCCCACGCTGGTGGGGGCCAGCTCCTCCCGCAGCTCCCTCGGCTCCTCCTTCGGGGGCTGCTCCACCACACCCAGCAGGTGCCGGCGGCTCTGCCCGGCCCCCGCCCCTTGCCTGGGCGGCGCCGTCTCCACGGCCTTCTGCTCGCtgatgctgggggggagggaggggtcagaCAGGCAAGGCTGCTCCCAGGGAAGACTGGAACATGTTACCCACAATCCCCTGCAGGCAGGAGTGTGATATGGGGGCTACGAGAGCGGGTACCGGGGGATGCTGGGACACGTTACCCACAATCCCCTGCAGGTAGGCAGTGCAATACAGGGGCTCAGAGGGAGCTCCCGGGGGATGCTGGGACACGTTACCCCACAATCCCCTGCAGGTAGGCAGTGCAATAAAGGGGCTCAGAGGGAGCTCCCGGGCGATGCTGGGACAAGACTTACCCACAATCCCCCGGGGCCTCACCTGACGGGCCCGAAGTTGAAGGCGATGAAGAGCAGCACGACCATGACGCAAACGACCTTCCGGTTCCCAGGGCTGAacttcagctccctgctctggagatGAGGGGGGCAGAAGGGTGTCAGAATGGTACGGTCCGAGCGAAACCACCCTCCCAACAAGGGGCTGCCCCCCCAATATCATAATGGTACATCCCAGCCAAAGGCAGCGCTCCCCCTCCAAACCAGGCAGCCATGGTGGTATGTCCCACCAACTTCCCACCCCATATCATAATGGtacatcccagccagagctccacCCCTACAATGGTATGTCCTACTGACTCCCCTCCGCCAAAATTGCTATCATAAAGGAACATCCTACCAGAGAgacacacccccccacacactataATGGAACCTCCTAGCAGGAAACAAAATTTTCTTGCTCCCACACTGTTACTATCATAATGAAACACCCCTCCCAAAGTTTGGTGCTCCCACCCTCTAGGGGTGTTAATGGAATATCCCAATGGGACGGCCTAAACTCCCCTTTTACAAGGAATATAATGGTACATCCCTAAAGGTTCtcaatctccctccccccagagatcATAATGGAGTCTCCCAGGATACACTGCTAATGGAATTCTCCAGAaagcaattccccccccccacaccatggAGCTAATGGAACATCCCAGGAGGAGACTTCACAATCCTCTCACAGGGGCCATAgcgcccgcccccaccccacagacaaTGGAATGTCCCACAAGGgggttgctcccttccccctccacatgGGCCACAATGGAACATCCAGAAACAGACAATATGAACagtccccccccccgaaagggatCATAATGGGACATCCCAGCAGAAAAGCATCTACCATTATCACCTctgaggcagggggaagggattTAGAATGTACCATTATGAACTctacatggggaaggggggaacaGCACCTTGCAGGGATGTACCATTATGGTCCTGTTCTGCCTGCCTACTACATATATTACCATGACCCCTGGGGGGGTTATGGGATGTACCACCATGAATATTAACTGGGGGGAGCAGTTTACTGCTGAAATGTACCATTATGATGGGGGGAGGAAGATACTGTGGCTGCAAGAATGTACCATTATGACATGAGGAGTAGCTTGGTGTTGGAATGTACCATTATGATCCCTGCATGAGGGGGGGTGCTTTGTGCTGGGATGGGGGAAAGAGCTGATTGCTGGGATGTACCATTATGTATCAAGATGGGGGGGATGCTTGGTGTTGGAATGTACCATTGTGACCCACCCGGCAGAGCGCAGCCCCCgtggtgccctgccctggctcgcCTGCGGGGGGCGCTCACCTCGCCCAGGACGCAGTCCAGCCGGCGCCGCAGCAGGGTGTTCTCCCGCCGCAGCCGCTCGTTCTCAGCCAGCGCCTCCCGCAGGCGGCACTCCAGCCCCTGCAGGTACTCCTTCTTCTTCCGGCGCGACTGGCAGGCCGACTCCCGGTTCTTGATCATCCGCTGCTGCCGCTTCAGCACCTTCacctggggccggggcaggcagaaagggggggctgtggggcaggagtgaggggcacgggggggctggggctggcagggggctccgggtcgggtgtgaggggcaccggcagagctgagggggtgaggatgggctagcgggggctgcgggtcgggagtgaggggcaccggcagagatggggtgggctgggctggcaggggctgcgggtcgggagtgaggggcaccggcagagctgggggggcagggctgggctggcgggggctgcgggtcgggagtgaggggcactggcagagacggggtgggctgggctagcaggggctgcggtttgagagtgaggggcaccagcagagctggaggggcaggactgggctggcaggggctgcgggtcgggagtgaggggcaccggcagagctggaggggcaggactgggctggcaggggctgcgggtcgggagtgagggggcaccggcagagctggaggggcagggctgggctggcgggggctgcaggtcaggagtgaggggcactgcagagatggggtgggctgggctggcagggggctgcagtttgagagtgaggggcaccggcagagctggaggggcaggactgggctggcagggggctgcaggtcaggagtgaggggcactggcagagatggggtgggcagggctggctagGCTAGCagaggctgcgggtcgggagtgaggagcaccGGCCGCACTCTGTTACTCACGTCAATCTCTGGGTTGCAGGGTCCGAGCTGGCTCGGGGCCGGGACGATGGTTTTGGCCTCGGGtttgggggcgctgggggggagcCTGGCCGGGGGGCCCTCCTTCCCCGGGGGCTGCACCTTGAGGAGCCCCCGAGAGCGGGAGGTGCAGGAGGTCGCTCTGGGAGATGACGACAGACGGTGCTGGGACTGCGGGAGGGATGTGGGTCAGTGTCCCACACACGCACCAGCCCCGAGTCCCACGCCCCCGCCCCGAGCCAGCCAATTCCTGCCCTggggcgccccctagaggggaccaGCCCCGTGCCCGTACCTGTGATGGCTGGCTTGAGGGGCTGCGGCTGGGCCCCCGGCACCGTCTGCAGTAGgatggtggggctgggggtggccgCGGGCTGCACTGGGACGGTGGCCACACCACCGGCTTTGGCTGGATGGGTGGCTTCCGGC
The window above is part of the Chrysemys picta bellii isolate R12L10 chromosome 12, ASM1138683v2, whole genome shotgun sequence genome. Proteins encoded here:
- the LOC135974878 gene encoding LOW QUALITY PROTEIN: cyclic AMP-dependent transcription factor ATF-6 beta-like (The sequence of the model RefSeq protein was modified relative to this genomic sequence to represent the inferred CDS: inserted 1 base in 1 codon; deleted 1 base in 1 codon), coding for MAALAPELLLLHDSGRFLADNLLSSEDWDAALYSCLDDGEEPAALFPCLEPSALFDDGFDLGMDTSPPEPPWDQMPTSLFPDLQVKSEPVSPASSHSSDSSILSMTPDPTRQAASPDDVMGVKAEHPPTPPCMFGDVLAPPVGTVQINLLPAPETQTTPGKPVTPIKAESILSRKPPIQPKPVXVATVPVQPAATPSPTILLQTVPGAQPQPLKPAITVPAPSVVISQSDLLHLPLSGLLKVQPPGKEGPPARLPPSAPKPEAKTIVPAPSQLGPCNPEIDVKVLKRQQRMIKNRESACQSRRKKKEYLQGLECRLREALAENERLRRENTLLRRRLDCVLGESRELKFSPGNRKVVCVMVVLLFIAFNFGPVSISEQKAVETAPPRQGAGAGQSRRHLLGVVEQPPKEEPRELREELAPTSVGKTRFRNLTAALSGMKDLMLRDLDKLFLASDCRHFNRTESLRLADELSGWVRRHQINRRKPLQSRKPRANQESPPRKVPSPSRYVPASPPERPERDSLSELQVYQRPDRTEHHFMDAIDRREDTFYVVSFRRDHLLLPAISHNKTTRPKMSLVMPAMALNESLYNASRGFEVMMQIDCEVMDTRVIHIKSSTVPPFLRRPPAPDNRTQAPSVQPRPGRGPLRSARRPRTFYLGEQGEG